A window of the Microbispora sp. ZYX-F-249 genome harbors these coding sequences:
- a CDS encoding alpha-ketoacid dehydrogenase subunit beta encodes MTRVSEHLNQALHDLMESDPSVHLLGEDVGDPYGGAFKVTRGLSGRFGSRVRSTPLSEGAIAGVGAGLALAGDKAIVEIMFADFVALAFDQITNFAAKSTSMYGRPVPVPLVVRCPTGGNRGYGPTHSQNPQKHFIGVPGLSLFEMTPFHDAGELFARMFGLGRPCLFFEDKVLYTRQMHRVDDLFRYELVDDVARVYLDGAGRPDCTLVTHGGLVHRTLDAMRALLLEDELVCELLVPAQLYPVPRLPGLEDAPHVCVVDDGTEGGTWAAEVATALYPRLWDRLRRPITLVNSADRVIPAAPHLEREVLVQADSIRAAVREALS; translated from the coding sequence GTGACCAGGGTCTCCGAGCATCTCAACCAGGCGCTGCACGACCTGATGGAGTCCGACCCCTCGGTCCATCTGCTGGGCGAGGACGTCGGCGACCCGTACGGCGGCGCGTTCAAGGTCACCCGGGGACTGTCGGGCCGGTTCGGCTCGCGGGTGAGGTCCACGCCGCTGAGCGAGGGCGCGATCGCCGGGGTCGGGGCCGGGCTGGCCCTGGCCGGCGACAAGGCCATCGTCGAGATCATGTTCGCCGACTTCGTGGCGCTGGCGTTCGATCAGATCACCAACTTCGCCGCCAAGTCCACCTCGATGTACGGCAGGCCGGTGCCGGTGCCGCTCGTGGTGCGCTGCCCCACGGGCGGCAACCGCGGCTACGGCCCGACCCACAGCCAGAACCCGCAGAAGCACTTCATCGGCGTGCCGGGGCTGTCCCTGTTCGAGATGACGCCGTTCCACGACGCGGGCGAGCTGTTCGCCCGGATGTTCGGCCTCGGGCGGCCCTGCCTGTTCTTCGAGGACAAGGTCCTGTACACGCGGCAGATGCACCGCGTCGACGACCTGTTCCGGTACGAGCTGGTGGACGACGTGGCGCGGGTGTACCTGGACGGCGCGGGCCGGCCCGACTGCACGCTGGTCACCCACGGCGGGCTCGTCCACCGGACGCTCGACGCCATGCGGGCGCTGCTCCTGGAGGACGAGCTGGTCTGCGAACTGCTGGTGCCCGCCCAGCTCTACCCCGTGCCCCGTCTGCCGGGGCTGGAGGACGCGCCGCACGTCTGCGTCGTCGACGACGGGACCGAGGGCGGCACCTGGGCGGCCGAGGTGGCCACGGCGCTCTACCCGCGCCTGTGGGACCGCCTGCGCCGCCCGATCACGCTTGTCAACTCGGCGGACCGGGTGATCCCCGCCGCCCCCCATCTGGAACGCGAGGTGCTCGTGCAGGCCGACAGCATCCGGGCCGCGGTGAGGGAGGCGCTGTCGTGA
- a CDS encoding thiamine pyrophosphate-dependent dehydrogenase E1 component subunit alpha has product MTVTAAPARSPLYALDDGDLRSLLLIRHFERALLHLFEQGVLSGTTHTCLGQEYIPVALSALLRDADFVFSNHRGHGHFLARHPDPHGLLAEIMGREGALCGGVGGSQHIYHRRFLSTGVQGESLPVATGVALKLAGTGALACAYIGDGTWGEGAVYEALNMASLWRVPLLVVVEHNGIAQSTPTSAQMAGTIAARAAAFGVRHHHVSSTDAGEIRQILAPLIDAVRTEPSPLVVEFATHRLGPHSKGDDTRPPEEIRRAAESDWYDRYAEADPERFARIDREQRELVERVVAEVSARPHARPGGAA; this is encoded by the coding sequence GTGACCGTCACCGCTGCACCGGCCCGGAGCCCGCTGTATGCCCTCGACGACGGGGATCTCCGCTCACTCCTCCTGATCCGGCACTTCGAACGCGCCCTGCTCCACCTGTTCGAGCAGGGCGTGCTGAGCGGCACCACCCACACCTGCCTCGGACAGGAGTACATCCCGGTCGCGCTGTCGGCCCTGCTCCGCGACGCCGACTTCGTGTTCAGCAACCACCGGGGGCACGGCCACTTCCTCGCCCGCCATCCCGACCCGCACGGCCTGCTCGCCGAGATCATGGGGCGGGAGGGCGCGCTGTGCGGGGGCGTCGGCGGCAGCCAGCACATCTACCACCGGCGTTTCCTGTCCACGGGCGTGCAGGGCGAGAGCCTGCCCGTGGCGACCGGGGTGGCCCTGAAACTGGCCGGCACGGGTGCGCTGGCCTGCGCGTACATCGGTGACGGCACCTGGGGCGAGGGCGCCGTCTACGAGGCGCTGAACATGGCGTCCCTCTGGAGGGTGCCGCTGCTGGTCGTGGTCGAGCACAACGGCATCGCCCAGTCGACCCCCACGTCCGCGCAGATGGCGGGCACGATCGCCGCCCGGGCGGCGGCCTTCGGCGTCCGCCACCACCACGTCTCGTCCACCGACGCCGGTGAGATCAGGCAGATCCTCGCCCCGCTGATCGACGCCGTGCGGACCGAACCGTCCCCGCTGGTGGTGGAGTTCGCCACGCACCGCCTCGGGCCCCACAGCAAGGGCGACGACACCCGGCCGCCGGAGGAGATCCGCCGGGCCGCGGAGTCCGACTGGTACGACCGGTACGCCGAGGCCGATCCCGAGCGGTTCGCCCGGATCGACCGGGAGCAGCGGGAGCTCGTCGAGCGGGTGGTCGCCGAGGTCTCCGCCCGCCCCCACGCACGGCCGGGGGGAGCGGCGTGA
- a CDS encoding class I adenylate-forming enzyme family protein — protein MTGATRTRGVPALTLPELLRLRAGQEPDGVAMIVEGHGTLTFADWERRSAALAAGLAGRGVTPGDRVALHFGSRDWIDFAVAFFGVLKAGAVAVPMSDRLAPAELRYMIEHCSATAVLLGRDLAAPAEAPWTATPAELEAGFEPGTAPEGPRVRPGDLAQILYTSGTTGRPKGVGATHANLAYGCVTQPKHRRFAHSRHLLHAFPIGTNAGQTMLVNALDARPAVLTPARFTPGRFARLIETYRPGTVFLVPSMAIELLDAGLHERHDMSSVVLLGSAAAALPPAVSERLSAAFPNATVTNYYTSTEAAPAQTIMIYDRTRPAALGRPAFGGSLRITDEEGTPLPPGETGEVWMRSPTATRSYYGDAEASARSFRDGWVRMGDVGYVDADGYLYLVDRESDVVKTGAFKVSTLQVEAALHEHPLVAEAAVFGLPHPVLGSVLGAAVVPRSPGLVASEVRAFLMDRLAWHELPERVLVVDSLPRNQSGKVIKKELPALLGDSVISTEGK, from the coding sequence ATGACGGGGGCGACGAGGACACGGGGAGTGCCCGCGCTCACCCTGCCGGAGCTGCTGCGGCTGCGCGCGGGGCAGGAACCCGACGGCGTGGCGATGATCGTGGAGGGGCACGGCACGCTCACCTTCGCGGACTGGGAGCGCAGGTCGGCGGCGCTCGCCGCCGGGCTGGCGGGCCGCGGGGTCACCCCGGGCGACCGGGTGGCGCTGCACTTCGGCAGCCGTGACTGGATCGACTTCGCCGTGGCCTTCTTCGGAGTGCTGAAGGCGGGCGCGGTGGCCGTGCCGATGTCGGACCGGCTGGCGCCGGCCGAGCTGCGGTACATGATCGAGCACTGCTCGGCGACGGCGGTGCTGCTCGGCCGGGACCTCGCGGCGCCGGCGGAGGCGCCGTGGACCGCGACCCCGGCGGAGCTGGAGGCCGGCTTCGAGCCGGGGACGGCGCCGGAGGGACCGCGGGTGCGGCCCGGGGACCTGGCGCAGATCCTCTACACCTCCGGCACGACCGGGCGGCCCAAGGGGGTCGGCGCGACCCACGCCAACCTGGCCTACGGGTGCGTCACGCAGCCCAAGCACCGCAGGTTCGCCCACTCGCGTCACCTGCTGCACGCGTTCCCGATCGGCACCAACGCCGGCCAGACCATGCTGGTCAACGCGCTGGACGCCCGGCCGGCGGTGCTGACCCCGGCGAGGTTCACGCCCGGCCGGTTCGCCCGGCTGATCGAGACCTACCGTCCCGGCACCGTGTTCCTGGTGCCCTCCATGGCGATCGAGCTGCTCGACGCCGGGCTGCACGAGCGGCACGACATGTCCAGCGTGGTGCTGCTGGGGTCGGCGGCGGCCGCGCTCCCGCCCGCCGTGTCGGAGCGTCTGTCGGCGGCCTTCCCGAACGCGACCGTGACGAACTACTACACGTCCACCGAGGCCGCCCCCGCCCAGACGATCATGATCTACGACCGTACGCGGCCGGCCGCGCTGGGGCGGCCCGCGTTCGGCGGCTCGCTGCGCATCACCGACGAGGAGGGCACCCCCCTCCCGCCCGGGGAGACCGGCGAGGTGTGGATGCGCTCGCCCACCGCCACCCGGTCCTACTACGGCGACGCCGAGGCCAGCGCCAGGTCGTTCCGCGACGGCTGGGTGCGCATGGGCGACGTCGGATACGTGGACGCCGACGGCTACCTCTACCTGGTCGACCGGGAGAGCGACGTGGTCAAGACCGGGGCGTTCAAGGTGTCCACCCTGCAGGTGGAGGCCGCGCTGCACGAGCACCCGCTGGTCGCGGAGGCGGCCGTGTTCGGGCTCCCGCACCCGGTGCTGGGCTCCGTGCTGGGCGCCGCGGTCGTGCCCAGGTCGCCGGGGCTCGTCGCGAGTGAGGTGCGCGCCTTCCTGATGGACCGGCTGGCCTGGCACGAGCTTCCCGAACGGGTCCTCGTGGTCGACAGCCTGCCCAGGAACCAGTCAGGAAAGGTCATCAAGAAGGAGCTGCCCGCGCTGCTGGGCGACTCAGTGATCAGCACGGAAGGCAAGTGA
- a CDS encoding non-ribosomal peptide synthetase/MFS transporter, translating into MTRTGLSPAKQALLAQRLRAGKAARVTVPPRPAGTHPPLSHAQERLWFLEQYAPGTTAYTVAFAVRLEGGEIDHAALERALAEVARRHESLRTRFVTTDDGTPEIVLDDEPLVELRLVELRVSDDAATARESVQEELARPFDLATGPLLRVLLVRLGAREHVLLLTMHHAVTDGWSCDIVMEELLALHEAYRTGTDAGLAAPPVQYGDYALWERGRTHEDDIRYWRERLAGLPPLELPTDLPRPPEQGSAGAAHDVALDRELVDALTELGGANGATLYMTLLAAFQVLLGRYSGQDDFAVGSPVSGRDLPELERVVGLFINSLPMRADLSGDPTFTELLGRVRETALDAYTHQELPFDRLVGELGVERDVSRSPVFQVMFALQNYRSAPLRTQGLAMAAYPFEVTASRFDLALYLMDQGDGLVGNLTYRTELFRPATIARLAECFENLLRSIVADPHARVSDLELLPAAERGRVLGFAGAGPEAGAPDADAFGGAPALHEVIAAQAARTPSATAVACGGDALTYAELDAAADRLARRLRGLGVRRDDRVAICLEQSTGLAVAVLGVLKAGAAYLPLDPEHPRGRLEYVLADAGASIVVTSPDLHDRLPDDITAVHLGEDAPEPVDPWESAAPGDLAYVIYTSGTTGRPKGVAVQHHEVMVYLAGVRERLGVEPGSSFALLQSLAFDFGVTVFYLCLMTGGTLHLVPSRTAGPELAEIFRRTGIDYLKITPSHLAALLADAGPDDLLPRKLLLLGGEAAPRGWAAELAALGRCRVVNHYGPTEATVGVTTYDVARLPAPDGPAEASVSLPIGSPLPGARAYVLDERLRPVPAGVPGEIYLGGDRLARGYLNRPGLTADRFVPDPYGPPGSRMYRTGDLGRWSGTGDLEFLGRRDLQVKIRGYRVELGEVESVLADHPDVAQAVVEPRGEQLVAYLVPAGGEAGETAEVRAWLADRLPAYMVPSRYAWLDELPLKSHGKVDRSRLPEPEADVAAAEYVAPAPGAEEDVARVWAEVLEVERVGALDDFFALGGHSLLAMRVIARLRKAHPDRQITVLDVFKHRTVRELARLLTAEGDVPRSLLHRLTPARRATTTLVCVPYGGGSAVVYQPLADALPDDWALYSVAVPGHELGEVARPFDEVVADCVAEICEIMDRNGGSLVLYGHCGLGVMLSAEIARKLEADGRTVDALYLGGVFPFARPGRGLNWLGTFFDRLTSDQQRVNALTAAGLDVEDLGREQVKLIVRNRREGTRAAERYFTRIFEEGGGPALRAPVISVVGERDPAAEFYQERYKEWHCLSDDTACVVLDEAGHFFLRYRSDELAEIVTGTHAALASGRTEGMERDETRTWWLQGVSSRSAGTGTGTGPGAGAAQDDPVGPDGPAGAQVRVGPPPSMRRFLLVAAGQLVSITGSALTEFAIPLWIYLTTGSLARFALFSVLGLLPGMLVAPLAGAIVDRFDRRKVMIAGDAAAGGTQLVLGLLLWTGNLQVWHIYPLLVCLSVALTFQRLAYTSAIPQLVPKRFLGHANGVVQMATGTAQLIVPLIAVGLMATIGLEGILVIDVASYVVATLTIVLIRFPATMAWKRRESVLAEMLGGIRHSWGNRGFRAMLFYFAVLNVFLSPLFMMISPLVLSFATLAEVGRVSFAGGLGAFLGGLAMAAWGGPRRRRLYGVLLSTLALSVFCLLTGLYQDLFLIAVGAFGMSLCLTLLNGVYATIIQVKVPQRFHGRVIALNTLVAWSTLPIGFGLVAPYGAQVFEPLLAADGPLAGTVGVVLGTGPGRGLGFMYACFALAIAVIALVGMRVRVLRRFDADVPDALPDDVVGYQALTERVAAARADTQAGTRADTRADTRAAREPEKEHA; encoded by the coding sequence GTGACCCGGACCGGCCTCTCACCGGCCAAACAGGCGTTGCTGGCGCAGCGGCTCAGGGCCGGGAAAGCCGCGAGGGTCACCGTGCCGCCGCGGCCGGCCGGCACCCACCCGCCGCTTTCGCACGCGCAGGAGCGCCTGTGGTTCCTGGAGCAGTACGCCCCGGGCACCACCGCCTACACCGTTGCCTTCGCCGTCCGGCTGGAGGGCGGCGAGATCGACCACGCGGCCCTGGAGCGCGCCCTCGCCGAGGTCGCCAGGCGCCACGAGAGCCTCCGCACCCGGTTCGTCACCACCGACGACGGGACGCCGGAGATCGTGCTGGACGACGAGCCCCTGGTGGAGCTGCGGCTGGTCGAGCTGCGGGTGTCCGACGACGCCGCCACCGCGCGGGAGTCCGTGCAGGAGGAGCTGGCCCGGCCGTTCGACCTGGCGACCGGCCCGCTGCTGCGGGTGCTCCTGGTCCGGCTCGGCGCCCGCGAGCACGTGCTGCTCCTGACCATGCACCACGCCGTCACCGACGGCTGGTCGTGCGACATCGTGATGGAGGAGCTGCTCGCCCTGCACGAGGCGTACCGGACCGGGACCGACGCCGGTCTCGCCGCGCCGCCCGTGCAGTACGGCGACTACGCCCTGTGGGAGCGCGGGCGGACCCACGAGGACGACATCCGCTACTGGCGGGAGCGGCTGGCCGGGCTGCCGCCGCTGGAGCTGCCGACCGACCTGCCGCGCCCGCCGGAGCAGGGATCGGCGGGCGCCGCCCACGACGTCGCGCTGGACCGGGAGCTGGTGGACGCGCTCACGGAGCTGGGCGGGGCGAACGGCGCGACGCTGTACATGACGCTGCTGGCCGCCTTCCAGGTGCTCCTCGGGCGTTACTCCGGCCAGGACGACTTCGCGGTCGGGTCGCCCGTCTCGGGACGCGACCTGCCGGAGCTGGAGCGGGTGGTCGGGCTCTTCATCAACTCGCTGCCGATGCGGGCCGACCTGTCCGGCGACCCGACCTTCACCGAGCTGCTCGGCCGGGTGCGCGAGACGGCGCTGGACGCCTACACGCACCAGGAGCTGCCCTTCGACCGGCTGGTCGGCGAGCTCGGCGTCGAGCGCGACGTGAGCAGGTCGCCGGTGTTCCAGGTGATGTTCGCGCTGCAGAACTACCGGTCGGCCCCGCTGCGGACCCAGGGCCTGGCCATGGCGGCCTACCCGTTCGAGGTCACCGCCAGCCGGTTCGACCTCGCGCTGTACCTGATGGACCAGGGCGACGGCCTGGTGGGCAACCTCACCTACCGCACCGAGCTGTTCCGGCCGGCCACGATCGCGCGCCTGGCGGAGTGCTTCGAGAACCTGCTCAGGTCGATCGTCGCCGACCCCCACGCGCGGGTGTCGGACCTCGAGCTGCTCCCGGCGGCCGAGCGCGGCCGCGTGCTCGGGTTCGCGGGAGCGGGGCCCGAGGCCGGGGCGCCCGACGCGGACGCGTTCGGCGGGGCGCCGGCGCTACACGAGGTGATCGCCGCCCAGGCGGCCCGCACCCCGTCCGCGACCGCCGTCGCCTGCGGCGGCGACGCCCTCACCTACGCCGAGCTGGACGCCGCGGCCGACCGGCTCGCCCGGCGGCTGCGCGGGCTGGGCGTGCGGCGCGACGACCGCGTGGCGATCTGCCTGGAGCAGTCCACCGGGCTCGCGGTCGCGGTGCTCGGCGTGCTCAAGGCGGGCGCGGCCTACCTGCCGCTCGACCCGGAGCATCCGCGCGGCCGGCTCGAGTACGTGCTGGCCGACGCCGGGGCGTCGATCGTCGTGACCAGCCCGGACCTGCACGACCGGCTCCCGGACGACATCACCGCCGTGCACCTTGGGGAGGACGCGCCGGAGCCGGTTGACCCCTGGGAGTCCGCGGCGCCGGGCGACCTCGCGTACGTGATCTACACCTCCGGCACCACCGGGCGGCCCAAGGGCGTCGCGGTGCAGCACCACGAGGTGATGGTCTACCTCGCCGGGGTGCGGGAGCGGCTGGGCGTGGAGCCGGGCTCGTCCTTCGCCCTGCTCCAGTCACTCGCCTTCGACTTCGGCGTCACGGTCTTCTACCTGTGCCTGATGACCGGCGGCACCCTGCATCTGGTGCCCTCGCGCACCGCCGGTCCCGAACTGGCGGAGATCTTCCGGCGGACCGGGATCGACTACCTCAAGATCACGCCGTCGCACCTCGCCGCTCTGCTCGCGGACGCCGGGCCGGACGACCTGCTGCCCAGGAAGCTGCTGCTGCTGGGCGGCGAGGCGGCCCCGCGCGGCTGGGCCGCCGAGCTCGCGGCGCTGGGCCGCTGCCGGGTCGTCAACCACTACGGGCCGACCGAGGCCACCGTGGGCGTGACCACCTACGACGTCGCCCGGCTGCCCGCTCCCGACGGCCCGGCCGAGGCGAGCGTGAGCCTGCCGATCGGCTCGCCGCTGCCCGGGGCGCGGGCGTACGTGCTGGACGAGCGGTTGCGGCCGGTGCCCGCCGGGGTGCCGGGGGAGATCTACCTCGGCGGCGACCGGCTGGCGCGGGGCTACCTGAACCGGCCCGGCCTGACCGCGGACCGGTTCGTCCCCGACCCGTACGGCCCGCCCGGGTCGCGCATGTACCGCACCGGCGACCTCGGCCGGTGGTCCGGCACCGGCGACCTGGAGTTCCTCGGCCGCCGCGACCTGCAGGTGAAGATCCGCGGCTACCGGGTCGAGCTCGGCGAGGTCGAGTCGGTGCTGGCCGACCATCCGGACGTCGCCCAGGCGGTGGTCGAGCCGCGCGGCGAGCAGCTCGTCGCCTACCTCGTCCCCGCCGGCGGGGAGGCCGGGGAGACCGCGGAGGTCCGCGCGTGGCTGGCCGACCGGCTGCCCGCGTACATGGTCCCCTCGCGGTACGCCTGGCTCGACGAGCTGCCGCTCAAGTCGCACGGCAAGGTGGACCGCTCGCGGCTGCCCGAGCCGGAGGCCGACGTGGCGGCGGCCGAGTACGTCGCCCCGGCGCCCGGCGCCGAGGAGGACGTGGCCCGCGTCTGGGCGGAGGTGCTGGAAGTCGAGCGCGTGGGGGCGCTCGACGACTTCTTCGCCCTGGGCGGCCACTCGCTGCTGGCGATGCGCGTCATCGCCCGGCTGCGCAAGGCGCATCCGGACCGGCAGATCACGGTGCTCGACGTCTTCAAGCACCGCACCGTCCGCGAGCTGGCCCGGCTGCTCACGGCCGAGGGGGACGTGCCGCGCTCGCTGCTGCACCGGCTCACCCCCGCCCGGCGGGCCACCACCACCCTGGTGTGCGTGCCGTACGGCGGGGGGAGCGCGGTCGTCTACCAGCCGCTCGCGGACGCGCTGCCGGACGACTGGGCGCTCTACTCGGTCGCCGTGCCCGGCCACGAGCTGGGCGAGGTGGCCCGGCCGTTCGACGAGGTCGTCGCCGACTGCGTGGCCGAGATCTGCGAGATCATGGACAGGAACGGCGGCTCGCTGGTGCTGTACGGCCACTGCGGCCTCGGCGTCATGCTGTCCGCGGAGATCGCCCGCAAGCTGGAGGCGGACGGCCGCACGGTGGACGCGCTGTATCTCGGCGGCGTGTTCCCCTTCGCCCGCCCGGGCCGCGGCCTGAACTGGCTCGGGACCTTCTTCGACCGCCTCACCAGCGACCAGCAGCGGGTCAACGCCCTGACCGCGGCCGGGCTCGACGTGGAGGACCTCGGCCGGGAGCAGGTCAAGCTCATCGTGCGCAACCGCCGTGAGGGCACCCGCGCCGCCGAGCGCTACTTCACCCGGATCTTCGAGGAGGGCGGCGGCCCGGCGCTGCGCGCGCCGGTGATCTCCGTGGTCGGCGAACGCGACCCGGCGGCGGAGTTCTACCAGGAACGTTACAAGGAGTGGCATTGCCTGTCGGATGACACGGCGTGCGTCGTCCTCGACGAGGCCGGGCACTTCTTCCTGCGGTACCGCAGCGACGAGCTGGCCGAGATCGTCACCGGCACCCACGCCGCCCTCGCCTCCGGGCGTACGGAGGGGATGGAACGGGACGAGACCCGCACCTGGTGGCTGCAGGGCGTCTCCAGCCGGTCCGCCGGGACCGGGACCGGAACCGGACCCGGCGCGGGCGCGGCGCAGGACGACCCGGTCGGCCCGGACGGCCCCGCGGGCGCGCAGGTGCGCGTCGGCCCGCCGCCCAGCATGCGGCGCTTCCTCCTCGTCGCGGCCGGGCAGCTCGTCTCGATCACCGGCTCCGCGCTGACCGAGTTCGCCATCCCGCTGTGGATCTACCTGACCACGGGCTCGCTCGCCCGGTTCGCGCTGTTCTCCGTGCTCGGGCTGCTGCCCGGCATGCTCGTCGCCCCGCTGGCCGGCGCCATCGTCGACCGGTTCGACCGGCGCAAGGTCATGATCGCCGGAGACGCGGCCGCCGGCGGCACCCAGCTCGTGCTGGGACTGCTGCTGTGGACCGGCAACCTGCAGGTCTGGCACATCTATCCGCTGCTGGTCTGCCTGTCGGTCGCGCTCACCTTCCAACGGCTGGCGTACACGTCGGCGATCCCGCAGCTCGTGCCGAAACGGTTCCTCGGGCACGCCAACGGCGTCGTCCAGATGGCCACCGGCACCGCGCAGCTCATCGTGCCGCTGATCGCGGTCGGGCTGATGGCGACGATCGGGCTGGAGGGCATCCTCGTCATCGACGTGGCCAGCTACGTCGTCGCGACGCTCACCATCGTGCTGATCCGCTTCCCGGCGACGATGGCGTGGAAGCGGCGGGAGAGCGTGCTCGCCGAGATGCTGGGCGGCATCCGCCACTCCTGGGGCAACCGGGGCTTCCGCGCGATGCTGTTCTACTTCGCGGTGCTGAACGTCTTCCTGTCCCCGCTGTTCATGATGATCTCGCCGCTGGTGCTGTCGTTCGCGACGCTGGCCGAGGTCGGCCGGGTGTCGTTCGCGGGCGGGCTCGGCGCCTTCCTCGGCGGCCTGGCGATGGCGGCCTGGGGCGGCCCGCGGCGCAGGCGGTTGTACGGCGTGCTGCTGTCCACGCTCGCCCTGTCGGTGTTCTGCCTGCTGACCGGGCTGTACCAGGACCTGTTCCTCATCGCCGTCGGCGCGTTCGGCATGTCGCTGTGCCTCACCCTGCTGAACGGCGTCTACGCCACGATCATCCAGGTCAAGGTGCCGCAGCGGTTCCACGGCCGGGTCATCGCGCTGAACACGCTGGTCGCCTGGTCCACGCTGCCCATCGGATTCGGCCTGGTCGCGCCGTACGGCGCGCAGGTCTTCGAGCCGCTGCTCGCCGCGGACGGGCCGCTCGCCGGCACGGTGGGGGTGGTGCTCGGCACCGGCCCCGGCCGAGGGCTCGGCTTCATGTACGCCTGCTTCGCGCTGGCGATCGCCGTCATCGCCCTGGTCGGCATGCGGGTGCGGGTGCTGCGCCGGTTCGACGCCGACGTGCCCGACGCCCTGCCCGACGACGTCGTCGGCTACCAGGCCCTGACCGAGCGCGTCGCGGCCGCCCGGGCGGACACACAAGCAGGCACACGGGCGGACACACGGGCGGACACACGGGCGGCTCGCGAACCCGAGAAGGAGCACGCATGA